In Pochonia chlamydosporia 170 chromosome 3, whole genome shotgun sequence, the following are encoded in one genomic region:
- a CDS encoding forkhead transcription factor Fkh1/2 (similar to Cordyceps militaris CM01 XP_006671008.1), protein MPPSAKRAQRARRDLRRDKDVTDPVDVDDSSPSRPAKRRKRTRSSDPADSSILSGATLLSQTRDVDDPPSTDDDHVVSQVTQQLKTQSVQASKDHANAIHEANRDGVKAYAKVAAQDWTFYITKLAVNIGRAPEISHADDEGEDEAHVHIDLGPSKMVSREHASICFDSKDEKWILQIKGRNGAKIDGQPLKPRASHALTSGEVIEIGNVEMMFVLPSEISPLHVHPMFLQRCGLSSDAAQVLAPRRQPLIAPAPADYKRPGTPPSTQRRGNITAKSPSVSTPAVLIGANGVDLSHDDNQHIKPQYSYAQMITQAILNAPDGKLNLNGIYTFIMNSYSYYRHQQAAGWQNSIRHNLSLNKSFDKVARSTDEPGKGMKWQIVSEAKDEMTRNAYKIGRGGHRGSSAPSSPNQLNYITQGPKDMASRDPSSARRRRASPITSPPPRSSLRDAQSTPRQGSERGISRNASFTADGSPLPRHRKSTNTAPDSSFSTFNPQSPTLTSSYLQDDGASFVTPAPPRIHPKLAPPSTAQRPSQHMPTSSPAPFWKYADIGSTPLRPSAPYEFSPSKVAGSMPPQSSSPPRASKSPPSSPSKPQRLPAVEGTKQESDEPDDVEEGQGFDLTK, encoded by the exons ATGCCACCATCGGCAAAAAGAGCCCAGCGGGCCCGCCGCGACTTGCGCAGAGACAAAGACGTAACCGACCctgttgatgtcgatgattCCTCTCCGAGCCGCCCGGCCAAACGTCGCAAGCGCACTCGGTCCTCAGACCCCGCAGACTCGAGCATTCTGTCCGGCGCAACCTTGCTATCTCAGACACGCGATGTCGACGACCCTCCAAGCACCGACGACGACCACGTTGTCTCTCAAGTTACTCAACAACTGAAAACCCAGTCtgtccaagccagcaaggaTCATGCTAATGCAATCCACGAAGCCAACCGCGATGGCGTCAAAGCCTATGCGAAAGTGGCAGCTCAAGACTGGACTTTTTACATAACAAAACTAGCCGTCAATATCGGTCGCGCACCGGAGATTTCTCATGCCGACGACGAAGGAGAAGACGAGGCCCACGTTCATATCGACCTAGGTCCTAGTAAGATGGTATCACGCGAGCATGCCTCCATCTGTTTCGACTCTAAGGATGAAAAGTGGATTCTTCAAATCAAGGGCCGCAATGGCGCAAAAATTGATGGACAGCCTCTTAAACCTCGAGCCTCACATGCTCTCACGTCGGGCGAGGTTATTGAGATTGGGAATGTTGAAATGATGTTTGTGCTCCCATCTGAGATATCTCCTCTACATGTTCACCCGATGTTTTTGCAACGGTGTGGACTGAGTTCAGATGCGGCACAGGTCCTTGCACCTCGACGCCAGCCACTCATCGCTCCCGCTCCTGCGGATTATAAGCGGCCAGGAACTCCGCCATCGACCCAGAGACGGGGAAACATAACAGCCAAGTCTCCGAGTGTCAGCACTCCAGCAGTATTGATTGGTGCGAATGGCGTAGATCTGAGCCATGACGACAACCAGCATATCAAACCGCAATATAGCTATGCTCAGATGATTACacaagccattttgaatGCTCCAGATGGAAAACTCAATCTAAATGGTATTTACACCTTTATCATGAACAGTTACTCGTACTATCGACATCAACAGGCCGCTGGCTGGCAG AACTCCATACGGCACAACCTTTCTCTTAACAAGTCATTTGATAAAGTAGCAAGGTCTACGGATGAACCTGGAAAAGGCATGAAATGGCAAATTGTCTCAGAAGCGAAAGATGAAATGACCAGAAATGCCTATAAGATCGGTCGTGGGGGCCATCGAGGGTCATCCGCACCGTCATCACCAAATCAGCTCAACTACATCACCCAAGGGCCAAAGGATATGGCATCCAGGGATCCAAGTTCCGCTCGAAGGCGACGGGCATCGCCTATAACCTCGCCGCCCCCACGATCATCACTCCGGGATGCACAATCAACGCCTCGGCAGGGTTCGGAGAGGGGCATCTCTCGAAACGCCAGTTTCACAGCAGATGGCAGCCCTCTTCCCCGGCATCGTAAATCAACAAATACCGCGCCTGattcttccttctcaactTTCAACCCGCAATCTCCTACACTTACGTCGTCCTATCTGCAGGATGACGGCGCATCGTTCGTAACCCCAGCTCCTCCACGCATTCACCCGAAGCTGGCGCCCCCAAGTACCGCACAGCGGCCGAGCCAGCATATGCCCACGAGCTCACCAGCCCCATTCTGGAAGTATGCCGACATTGGTAGCACACCACTCCGACCATCCGCTCCC
- a CDS encoding poly(A) polymerase (similar to Aspergillus terreus NIH2624 XP_001214436.1): MSSDQVFGVTPPISVGLPTEAEKRASDALISELRRQKTFESPSDTQKRYKVLESLQTICDEFVKRVAREKEPKNDVLIKNARGKVFTYGSFRLGVFGPGSDIDTLIVAPKYVTRDDYFKYFPDLLESMAPKGAITDLAAVTDAFVPIIKFEYFGISIDLIFSRIIQKQLAPDFQDLKDSGLLRGLDEAELRSLNGTRVTDEILTLVPEQSTFKLALRAIKLWAQRRAVYGNIMGFPGGVAWAMLVARVCQLYPKAATSVIVNKFFLVIRQWRWPQPVLLKPIESGPLPVRVWNPKIYKGDSFHLMPVITPAYPSMCATFNISRSSMAIINRELRRGLEISESIMVGKQPWSDLFVKHTFFTSDYKYYISVISASKSKEAHNVWSGYVESKVRMLVQKLEQHPSIALAHAFNKGYERRHLCRDDSEIAQVQDGSLDFLIKGGQDALPSTSPEHDESEQNDTNNNSEATGPTEVFTTTHYIGLELEEAAKSLDLSYQVDEFKILCTQWQKYQDELKPLVSIGVQHVRNFKLPDDVFEPGEQRPQKKGTKGASKKRGASEDNPPPAKRQQASVAAAG; this comes from the exons atgtcaagcgACCAGGTTTTCGGCGTTACACCGCCAATCTCTGTCGGTCTGCCTACTGAGGCTGAAAAACGCGCCAGTGATGCTCTCATATCGGAATTACGGCGACAAAAGACATTTGAAAGTCCTTCTGATACCCAAAAGAG ATACAAAGTCCTCGAATCACTGCAAACTATTTGCGACGAGTTTGTCAAGCGTGTCGCCCGAGAAAAGGAACCCAAAAACGATGTCCTCATAAAGAACGCCCGCGGCAAGGTTTTCACTTATGGCAGTTTCCGACTCGGCGTTTTTGGTCCCGGTTCTGATATAGACACACTCATTGTCGCTCCTAAATACGTGACGCGTGATGACTATTTCAAGTACTTCCCAGATTTGTTGGAGAGCATGGCTCCCAAGGGGGCCATTACCGACCTGGCCGCCGTAACGGACGCATTCGTGCCTATTATCAAATTTGAGTATTTTGGGATAAGTATCGATCTGATCTTCTCCCGAATTATTCAAAAACAACTTGCCCCTGACTTTCAGGACCTTAAGGATTCAGGCTTGCTCCGCGGGCTGGACGAGGCAGAGCTCCGCTCACTCAACGGCACACGGGTTACAGATGAAATTCTGACGCTGGTACCCGAGCAGAGTACGTTCAAGCTTGCCTTACGTGCTATTAAGCTATGGGCCCAGCGTCGTGCCGTCTACGGCAACATTATGGGTTTCCCTGGTGGCGTGGCTTGGGCCATGTTGGTTGCTCGGGTTTGCCAGCTGTATCCAAAAGCGGCAACGTCTGTGATAGTCAACAAATTCTTCTTGGTAATTAGACAATGGCGATGGCCACAACCTGTTTTGCTCAAACCCATCGAGAGTGGTCCTCTCCCGGTTCGTGTATGGAATCCAAAA ATTTACAAAGGGGATTCGTTCCACTTAATGCCCGTCATAACTCCCGCATATCCTTCCATGTGTGCTACATTCAATATTAGCCGCTCGTCGATGGCAATCATTAACAGGGAGCTCCGGCGTGGACTGGAGATATCAGAAAGCATTATGGTGGGCAAGCAACCTTGGAGCGATCTTTTCGTGAAGCACACTTTCTTCACTTCGGATTACAAATATTACATCTCCGTCATATCTGCCAGCAAGTCCAAGGAAGCACATAATGTTTGGTCGGGATATGTTGAATCTAAAGTACGCATGCTGGTTCAGAAATTGGAGCAGCATCCGTCCATTGCATTGGCACATGCTTTCAATAAGGGATACGAGCGTCGGCATCTATGTAGGGACGACTCAGAGATAGCACAGGTACAGGATGGCAGTCTCGATTTCCTAATCAAGGGTGGCCAAGATGCCCTTCCTTCAACAAGCCCCGAACATGACGAGTCAGAGCAAAATGACACAAACAACAATTCGGAGGCCACCGGGCCTACCGAAGTCTTCACAACTACGCACTACATTGGACTTGAATTAGAAGAAG CTGCCAAGTCTCTAGACCTCTCTTACCAAGTGGACGAGTTCAAAATCTTGTGTACGCAATGGCAGAAATATCAAGACGAACTAAAGCCCCTTGTCTCTATCGGCGTTCAACACGTCCGAAA CTTTAAACTTCCCGACGACGTATTCGAGCCGGGCGAGCAAAGACCGCAAAAGAAAGGCACCAAGGGAGCATCAAAGAAGCGGGGTGCATCTGAG GACAACCCTCCTCCTGCGAAACG